A genomic stretch from Pseudomonas sp. MUP55 includes:
- the speB gene encoding agmatinase has translation MDKIFHQPLGGNEMPRFAGIATMMRLPHLQSAKGLDAAFIGVPLDIGTSLRAGTRFGPREIRAESVMIRPYNMATGAAPFDSLSVADIGDVAINTFNLLDAVRIIEEAYDEILEHNVIPMTLGGDHTITLPILRAIHKKHGKVGLVHIDAHADVNDHMFGEKIAHGTTFRRAVEEGLLDCDRVVQIGLRAQGYTAEDFNWSRKQGFRVVQAEECWHHSLAPLMAEVREKVGGGPVYLSFDIDGIDPAWAPGTGTPEIGGLTTIQAIEIIRGCQGLDLVGCDLVEVSPPYDTTGNTSLLGANLLYEMLCVLPGVVHR, from the coding sequence GTGGACAAGATTTTCCACCAACCACTGGGCGGCAATGAAATGCCGCGTTTCGCCGGCATCGCCACCATGATGCGCCTGCCCCACCTGCAGTCGGCCAAGGGCCTGGACGCCGCCTTTATCGGCGTGCCCCTGGACATCGGCACCTCGCTGCGCGCCGGCACCCGCTTCGGCCCCCGTGAAATCCGCGCCGAATCGGTGATGATCCGCCCCTACAACATGGCCACCGGTGCGGCGCCGTTCGATTCGCTGTCGGTTGCCGACATTGGCGACGTGGCGATCAACACCTTCAACCTCCTGGACGCCGTGCGCATCATCGAAGAAGCCTACGATGAAATCCTCGAGCACAACGTTATTCCCATGACCCTGGGCGGCGATCACACCATCACCCTGCCGATCCTGCGGGCTATCCATAAAAAACACGGCAAGGTCGGGCTGGTGCACATCGACGCCCACGCCGACGTCAACGATCATATGTTCGGTGAGAAAATCGCCCACGGCACCACCTTCCGCCGCGCCGTGGAAGAAGGCTTGCTCGATTGCGACCGCGTGGTGCAGATCGGCCTGCGCGCCCAGGGCTACACCGCCGAAGACTTCAACTGGAGCCGCAAGCAGGGCTTTCGTGTGGTTCAGGCCGAAGAATGCTGGCATCACTCGCTCGCGCCATTGATGGCCGAAGTGCGCGAAAAAGTCGGCGGCGGTCCGGTGTACCTGAGCTTCGATATCGACGGCATCGACCCGGCCTGGGCGCCTGGCACCGGCACTCCGGAAATCGGCGGGCTGACCACCATCCAGGCAATCGAGATCATCCGCGGCTGCCAGGGCCTGGATTTGGTCGGTTGCGACCTGGTGGAAGTGTCACCGCCCTACGACACCACCGGCAACACCTCGCTGCTGGGCGCCAACCTGCTGTACGAGATGCTCTGCGTACTGCCCGGCGTGGTACATCGCTGA
- a CDS encoding nuclear transport factor 2 family protein, with protein MSVPAVLKAAAALVRAFAGNDRAAYFGAFTCDATFVFHTLPQPLLSRDAYQALWDSWRRDEGFEVLSCTSSNAFVSLQGDVAIFMHDVATELRMNGEHYFSQERETIVFTRQGSRTEQQQGLWLACHEHLSAMPEGLPPP; from the coding sequence ATGAGCGTGCCAGCGGTGCTCAAGGCTGCGGCGGCGCTGGTCCGGGCCTTCGCTGGCAACGACCGCGCCGCTTACTTCGGCGCGTTCACCTGCGATGCGACTTTCGTGTTCCACACCCTGCCCCAGCCGCTGCTCAGCCGCGATGCCTACCAGGCGTTGTGGGACAGCTGGCGCCGGGACGAGGGGTTCGAGGTGCTGTCGTGCACCTCGAGCAACGCCTTTGTCAGCCTGCAGGGTGACGTGGCGATTTTCATGCATGACGTGGCCACCGAGCTGCGCATGAACGGGGAGCATTACTTCAGCCAGGAACGCGAGACCATCGTCTTCACACGACAAGGGTCGCGCACAGAACAACAACAAGGCCTGTGGCTGGCCTGTCACGAACATTTGTCCGCTATGCCGGAAGGGCTGCCGCCCCCTTAG
- a CDS encoding purine-cytosine permease family protein, translating to MNNKNNQNSIRTIETNGVEQIPDHERTAAPKDLFRLIFGGANTFATAVLGAFPVLFGLSFQAGVWAIVLGVLVGAVILAPMGLFGPINGTNNAVSSGAHFGVHGRIVGSFLSLLTAIAFFSLSVWSSGDALVGGAKRLIGLPESDLTLGLAYGVFALLVLTVCIYGFRFMLWVNRIAVWAASLLFLLGIFAFAPAFDSHFSGSVALGQSGFWAAFIGAALVAMSNPISFGAFLGDWSRYIPRHTPKHRIMLAVILAQLATLIPFLFGLATATIVAVKAPDYIASNNYVGGLLAVAPSWFFLPVCLIAVIGGMSTGTTSLYGTGLDMSSVFPRLLSRVKATLLIGVMSIAFIFIGRFAANLVQSVSTFAVLIITCTTPWMVMMIIGLIVRRGFYCPDDLQVFTRGETGGRYWFSHGWNWRGLGAWIPSALVGLCFVNLPGQFVGPLGNLAEGIDISLPVTLGLASVAYLSLLRLFPEPAAVYGPTFVARELAPAGLRSGPEKADSSFAVEREQAPSPQQAPSAQ from the coding sequence ATGAATAATAAAAACAACCAAAACAGTATTCGCACCATAGAAACCAACGGGGTCGAACAGATCCCCGACCACGAACGCACCGCCGCGCCCAAGGACCTGTTCCGGCTGATCTTCGGCGGTGCCAATACCTTTGCCACTGCGGTGCTGGGCGCGTTTCCGGTGCTGTTCGGGCTGTCGTTCCAGGCCGGGGTCTGGGCGATTGTGCTGGGCGTGCTGGTGGGCGCGGTGATCCTGGCGCCCATGGGCCTGTTCGGACCGATCAACGGTACCAACAACGCCGTGTCTTCCGGCGCGCACTTCGGCGTGCATGGGCGGATTGTCGGCTCGTTTCTGTCGTTATTGACGGCAATTGCCTTCTTCTCACTGTCGGTGTGGAGTTCAGGCGATGCGCTGGTGGGCGGTGCGAAACGTCTGATCGGCTTGCCGGAATCCGACCTGACCCTGGGCCTGGCCTACGGCGTCTTCGCCCTGCTGGTGCTGACGGTATGCATCTACGGTTTTCGCTTCATGCTGTGGGTCAACCGGATTGCGGTGTGGGCCGCGAGCCTGTTGTTCCTGCTGGGGATCTTCGCCTTTGCGCCAGCCTTCGACAGCCACTTCTCCGGCAGCGTCGCCCTCGGCCAGAGCGGTTTCTGGGCGGCCTTTATCGGCGCTGCGCTGGTAGCGATGAGCAACCCGATTTCCTTCGGCGCGTTCCTCGGCGACTGGTCACGCTACATCCCGCGACATACCCCAAAGCATCGGATCATGCTGGCGGTGATCCTGGCCCAGCTCGCCACCCTGATTCCCTTTCTGTTCGGCCTGGCTACCGCGACCATCGTGGCCGTCAAGGCACCGGACTACATTGCCAGCAACAACTATGTGGGTGGCTTGCTGGCGGTGGCGCCGAGCTGGTTCTTCCTGCCGGTGTGCCTGATTGCGGTGATCGGCGGCATGTCCACCGGCACCACCTCGCTGTATGGCACCGGGCTGGACATGTCCAGCGTGTTTCCGCGCCTGCTGTCGCGGGTCAAGGCCACACTGCTGATCGGGGTAATGTCGATTGCCTTCATCTTTATCGGACGTTTCGCCGCCAATCTGGTGCAGAGCGTGTCGACCTTTGCCGTACTGATCATTACCTGCACCACGCCATGGATGGTGATGATGATCATCGGCCTGATCGTACGTAGAGGTTTTTATTGCCCGGATGACCTGCAGGTGTTCACCCGAGGCGAAACCGGCGGCCGCTACTGGTTCAGCCATGGCTGGAACTGGCGCGGGCTGGGGGCCTGGATCCCGAGCGCACTGGTGGGCCTGTGCTTCGTCAACTTGCCGGGGCAGTTCGTCGGGCCATTGGGCAACCTGGCCGAGGGCATCGACATCAGCTTGCCGGTGACGCTGGGCCTGGCCTCGGTGGCGTACCTGAGCCTGCTGCGGCTGTTTCCGGAACCGGCCGCCGTCTATGGCCCGACGTTTGTGGCGAGGGAGCTCGCTCCCGCTGGACTGCGAAGCGGTCCTGAAAAAGCCGACTCCAGCTTCGCTGTCGAACGGGAGCAAGCGCCCTCGCCACAGCAAGCGCCTTCTGCACAATAA
- a CDS encoding sodium:solute symporter: MALDLFVVLIYAAGMLVLGYYGMRRAKTHEDYLVAGRNLGPTLYMGTMAATVLGGASTVGTVRLGYVHGISGFWLCAALGAGIIALNLFLARPLLKLKIFTVTQVLEKRYNSTARQASAVIMLAYALMITVTSILAIGTVLQVLFGLPFWVSVLLGGGVVVVYSTIGGMWSLTLTDIVQFVIKTVGLMFILLPICLYRVGGWDELVAKLPVSSFSFTAIGWDTIITYFMIYFFGILIGQDIWQRVFTARDEKVAKYAGTFAGFYCILYGLACALIGMAAHVLLPDLDNVNNAFAAIVKASLPDGIRGLVIAAALAAMMSTASAGLLAASTVLTEDLLPRLRGGKQSSLGINRLFTLLTGVAVLGIALVVNDVISALTLAYNLLVGGMLVPLIGAIFWKRATTAGAITSMTLGFVTALVFMFKDGLDANTPIYYSLAVALVSFVMVSLLSPKPRALAAGAA, encoded by the coding sequence ATGGCTTTGGATTTATTCGTCGTACTCATCTACGCCGCCGGCATGCTTGTGCTTGGCTACTACGGCATGCGCCGTGCCAAGACCCATGAAGACTACCTGGTGGCGGGACGTAACCTGGGGCCCACGCTGTACATGGGCACCATGGCCGCTACCGTATTGGGCGGCGCCTCCACGGTCGGCACCGTGCGCCTGGGTTATGTGCACGGCATTTCCGGTTTCTGGCTGTGTGCTGCGCTGGGTGCGGGGATCATCGCGCTCAACCTGTTCCTGGCCAGGCCGCTGTTGAAACTGAAAATCTTCACAGTCACCCAGGTCCTGGAAAAACGCTATAACTCCACGGCCCGCCAGGCCAGCGCGGTGATCATGCTGGCCTACGCGCTGATGATCACGGTGACCTCGATCCTGGCCATCGGCACCGTATTGCAAGTGCTGTTCGGCCTGCCGTTCTGGGTCTCGGTGCTGCTGGGCGGTGGCGTGGTCGTGGTGTATTCGACCATCGGCGGCATGTGGTCGCTGACCCTGACCGATATCGTGCAGTTCGTGATCAAGACCGTCGGGCTGATGTTCATCCTGCTGCCGATCTGCCTGTACCGCGTCGGTGGCTGGGATGAACTGGTGGCCAAGCTGCCGGTCTCGAGTTTCAGCTTTACCGCGATCGGCTGGGACACGATCATCACCTACTTCATGATCTACTTTTTCGGCATCCTGATCGGCCAGGACATCTGGCAGCGCGTATTCACCGCCCGTGACGAAAAAGTCGCCAAATACGCAGGCACCTTCGCCGGTTTCTATTGCATTCTTTACGGCCTGGCCTGCGCGTTGATCGGCATGGCAGCGCACGTGCTGCTTCCGGACCTGGACAACGTCAACAACGCGTTCGCGGCCATCGTCAAAGCGTCGCTGCCCGACGGTATTCGCGGCCTGGTGATCGCCGCGGCCCTGGCGGCGATGATGTCAACCGCCAGCGCCGGCTTGCTCGCCGCCTCCACCGTGCTGACCGAAGACCTGCTGCCACGCTTGCGCGGTGGCAAGCAGTCGAGCCTGGGCATCAATCGCTTGTTTACCCTGCTGACCGGTGTGGCGGTGCTGGGTATCGCACTGGTGGTGAACGACGTGATCAGCGCCTTGACCCTGGCCTACAACCTGTTGGTAGGCGGCATGCTGGTGCCGCTGATCGGCGCGATTTTCTGGAAGCGTGCGACTACCGCCGGCGCAATTACCTCCATGACCCTGGGCTTCGTCACCGCGCTGGTCTTCATGTTCAAGGATGGGCTGGATGCGAACACCCCGATCTATTACAGCCTTGCGGTGGCTTTGGTGAGTTTTGTAATGGTGAGCCTGTTGTCGCCTAAACCGCGGGCTTTGGCGGCTGGGGCGGCATGA
- a CDS encoding FAD-dependent oxidoreductase yields the protein MTNYPVAPVAASLIATTESILHIAPVSRGWKASAPSNVVFLSPTLTKQTLLTQIGLLRPCAIVVGDQAIDADVIERWRIAHPFGSLQLIRRGTSLDKVRLDLCASSAIQVVNTPGVNAPHVAAYILRWLTLVDGSIPRDIRVLGYGNVGGELVRLLLDRDPDVRIKVLCRSHQVPDRRAFQESRVSFVVDGFEAMRDASAVAVCLSLTDDSVHCIDRALIQCMQRQARLVCVAKPDVFSDDALQCLATAENIQLILDYGPATLDAFRMRTQKLGCSVSTWRKPAMLTAQAATIEACQCDLDYAVSIQLSLTALHGLVRRKLAQSLTIPPQPIDTHAPRVSIIGRGINGLLQAVMCRLANYQVDVYGRNRQSDGASHKQVNMRHLSATETTAKPLHNPYLLRANQSFAVECNRAGIELFEKLLADNTSLARFACSPVVRAYMAQASGVEAAIGEQCDIENRPWPSGKPGGVVTQISPLQFQARYGIPGVGRAIEVSGYEVAFNDLMLELERLLQRSGVQFLPQHLSPDQIAELSKDHFVVTAMGVEEANVIAVMGWFFKLCAVGDEGAQMRGLKLQYDLPVGVMNCRRDGDYILVSGGQVPSGSTPEYKEQVLAACLAAVSRHFPQSYRSAVEKAELHIIECARPGTSDGLSIVYWSACHQIAAGGTYAGGTTQGLVWASLVQETIQARAHHC from the coding sequence ATGACGAACTATCCCGTTGCGCCAGTCGCCGCTTCCTTGATCGCTACAACCGAAAGCATCTTGCATATAGCTCCGGTGTCCAGAGGCTGGAAGGCTAGCGCTCCCAGCAATGTCGTGTTTCTCTCGCCAACCTTGACCAAACAGACGCTGCTCACACAGATCGGTCTCCTGCGTCCGTGCGCCATCGTTGTCGGGGACCAAGCCATCGATGCAGACGTCATAGAGCGATGGCGCATAGCTCATCCATTTGGAAGCCTTCAGCTGATCCGCAGAGGTACCAGTCTGGATAAGGTTCGACTGGACCTGTGCGCATCCAGCGCGATTCAAGTGGTCAACACGCCTGGGGTCAATGCGCCCCATGTCGCAGCTTATATCCTGCGCTGGCTGACACTGGTCGATGGCTCGATACCGCGTGATATCCGTGTATTGGGATACGGGAATGTCGGCGGTGAACTGGTCAGATTACTGCTTGATCGAGATCCGGATGTGCGAATCAAGGTGTTGTGCCGATCTCACCAGGTGCCCGACAGGCGCGCGTTTCAGGAAAGCAGGGTTTCATTTGTGGTGGATGGGTTCGAGGCGATGAGGGATGCGAGCGCAGTCGCCGTATGTCTGTCGCTGACGGATGACTCGGTGCATTGCATTGATCGAGCCCTTATTCAATGCATGCAGAGGCAGGCCCGCCTGGTCTGCGTCGCCAAACCGGACGTCTTCAGCGATGACGCTTTGCAATGCCTGGCAACTGCCGAAAACATCCAGCTCATATTGGACTACGGGCCGGCAACACTGGACGCGTTTCGAATGCGCACACAGAAGCTCGGCTGTAGCGTCTCCACATGGCGCAAGCCGGCGATGCTGACGGCGCAAGCGGCAACTATCGAGGCGTGCCAATGCGACCTGGATTACGCCGTCTCAATTCAACTGAGCTTGACGGCTTTGCACGGCCTCGTCAGGCGAAAACTTGCACAGTCACTGACGATCCCCCCTCAACCGATAGATACCCACGCGCCGCGTGTGTCGATCATCGGAAGGGGAATCAATGGTCTGTTACAAGCCGTAATGTGTCGCCTGGCGAATTATCAGGTCGATGTATATGGTCGAAATCGGCAGAGCGACGGCGCCAGTCACAAGCAAGTGAACATGCGCCATCTGTCGGCGACGGAGACGACGGCAAAGCCGCTGCATAACCCCTACCTGTTACGCGCGAATCAGTCGTTCGCCGTCGAGTGCAATCGAGCAGGCATCGAGCTGTTTGAGAAACTTCTGGCCGATAACACCTCACTGGCGCGATTTGCGTGCTCGCCAGTTGTTCGCGCCTATATGGCGCAGGCAAGCGGCGTGGAAGCGGCGATCGGTGAGCAATGCGATATCGAAAACCGGCCTTGGCCGAGCGGCAAACCGGGCGGTGTTGTCACGCAGATCAGCCCGCTGCAGTTCCAGGCAAGGTATGGAATACCCGGTGTAGGTCGGGCGATTGAAGTATCGGGCTACGAGGTAGCGTTCAACGATCTGATGCTTGAGTTAGAGAGGCTTTTGCAGCGTTCGGGGGTGCAGTTTCTGCCCCAGCATCTGAGTCCGGACCAAATTGCCGAGTTGAGCAAAGATCACTTCGTTGTCACTGCCATGGGCGTAGAGGAGGCCAACGTCATCGCGGTCATGGGCTGGTTCTTCAAACTGTGCGCAGTGGGTGATGAAGGTGCGCAGATGCGCGGACTCAAGCTTCAGTACGATCTGCCCGTCGGGGTCATGAATTGCCGCCGGGATGGGGATTACATTCTCGTCTCGGGTGGGCAGGTGCCGAGTGGATCGACGCCTGAGTACAAGGAGCAGGTTTTGGCTGCCTGCCTTGCCGCTGTTTCGCGGCACTTTCCGCAGTCGTACCGCAGTGCGGTTGAAAAAGCAGAACTGCACATAATCGAATGTGCCAGGCCGGGTACCTCGGATGGACTTTCCATCGTGTATTGGTCCGCCTGCCATCAGATTGCGGCCGGGGGAACGTATGCCGGGGGCACCACACAAGGGTTGGTGTGGGCTTCTCTGGTTCAGGAAACCATTCAGGCCAGAGCGCATCACTGTTGA
- a CDS encoding PA1414 family protein: protein MKEKIQTWLHDLGVALGLIEPPLQPVPIRTDDEQRRPRRR from the coding sequence ATGAAAGAGAAAATCCAAACCTGGCTCCATGACCTTGGCGTTGCGCTGGGCTTGATCGAGCCTCCGCTGCAGCCGGTACCGATCCGTACCGATGACGAGCAACGTCGCCCTCGTCGGCGCTGA
- the ptrR gene encoding putrescine utilization regulator PtrR: MEFSQLRIFQAVAEEGSITRAAERLHRVPSNLSTRLKQMEEQLGVELFVRERQRLQLSPAGKVLLDYSTRLLALHDEAHGAVQGGQPAGDFVLGSMYSTAAIHLPTLLARYHKAYPRVNLQVQSAPSGELLEGLITGRLDAALVDGPLTLATLDGIALCEERLVIICEADHPPVRGPQDVAGRSVFTFRRSCAYRTRLETWFSHERVAMGRAIEIESYQGMLACVIAGSGVALMSESMLDSLPGKDSVSVHPLTGPFATATTWLMWRKGMLGANLNAWIELQQASGAECLKDTREIA, from the coding sequence GTGGAATTCAGTCAACTGCGCATCTTCCAGGCGGTGGCCGAGGAGGGCTCCATCACCCGCGCCGCCGAGCGCTTGCACCGTGTGCCGTCGAACCTGTCGACCCGGCTCAAGCAAATGGAAGAACAACTCGGCGTTGAGCTGTTTGTGCGTGAACGCCAGCGGTTGCAGCTTTCTCCCGCCGGTAAAGTGCTGTTGGACTACAGCACTCGCCTACTGGCGCTGCACGACGAAGCACACGGCGCCGTGCAGGGCGGGCAACCGGCCGGTGATTTTGTGCTCGGCAGCATGTACAGCACGGCAGCGATTCACTTGCCGACACTGCTGGCGCGTTATCACAAGGCCTACCCGAGGGTGAACCTGCAGGTGCAATCGGCGCCCAGCGGCGAACTGCTGGAAGGGTTGATTACCGGACGGCTGGATGCGGCGCTGGTGGATGGCCCGCTGACTCTTGCCACGCTGGACGGTATCGCGCTGTGCGAAGAGCGCCTGGTGATCATTTGCGAGGCCGACCACCCGCCCGTCCGCGGCCCGCAAGACGTGGCCGGCCGCTCGGTCTTCACCTTCCGCCGCAGTTGCGCCTATCGCACGCGCCTGGAAACCTGGTTTTCCCACGAGCGCGTGGCCATGGGCCGCGCTATCGAGATCGAATCCTACCAAGGCATGCTCGCGTGCGTGATTGCCGGTTCCGGCGTGGCGTTGATGTCTGAATCCATGCTCGACAGCCTGCCAGGCAAGGACAGTGTGTCCGTTCATCCGTTGACTGGGCCTTTTGCCACTGCCACCACCTGGTTGATGTGGCGAAAGGGTATGCTCGGCGCTAACCTCAACGCATGGATCGAGCTGCAGCAGGCAAGCGGAGCAGAATGCTTGAAGGACACGCGCGAGATTGCTTGA
- a CDS encoding MFS transporter, which produces MSPLIRLTASFVALMMAMGIGRFALTPQMPHLLSEGQIDLTGAGLIAAANYLGYFVGAVDSIFARSHHHIKGRLYGGLWLCVLLTLASYWAHGFWPHLLLRFGTGVASAWALVMITSLSQPLAIAAGKPRLGALVFAGPGLGIVLTGLLALGSNLLEQSSATLWLVYGAVALVMLLAILPFLPKPTPSVATESSAGNNGSIAHLCWIYFLYGLGYIIPATFLSQMANAQFRGAWQADLFWPCFGLAAATGVVIASLRRKDPNTTRRWLMTTLWLQAAGVFTCLLGNGWGLALGVLLCGAPFLACMQLVMARLREVAPHGYQRSTGLLTASFAIGQLSGPLLAAVSSHLSGGLQPALVIAGCGLLVAGGVSISRRPEASARGPARAAPAPEKTARPANIR; this is translated from the coding sequence ATGTCACCACTGATTCGCTTAACCGCCAGCTTTGTTGCCCTGATGATGGCCATGGGCATTGGCCGCTTTGCCCTTACCCCGCAGATGCCGCATCTGCTCAGCGAAGGCCAGATCGACCTGACCGGCGCCGGGCTGATCGCGGCCGCCAACTACCTGGGTTACTTCGTCGGTGCCGTGGACTCGATATTCGCCCGCAGCCATCACCACATTAAGGGTCGCTTGTACGGCGGGCTGTGGTTGTGCGTGCTGCTGACGCTGGCGTCGTACTGGGCACACGGCTTCTGGCCGCACCTGTTGCTGCGTTTCGGCACCGGTGTGGCCAGCGCCTGGGCCTTGGTGATGATCACCAGCCTGAGCCAGCCACTGGCGATTGCCGCCGGCAAGCCACGCCTGGGAGCGTTGGTGTTCGCGGGGCCGGGCCTGGGGATTGTGCTGACCGGCTTGCTGGCGCTGGGCTCCAATCTGCTGGAACAAAGCTCCGCGACGCTGTGGCTGGTGTATGGCGCCGTGGCGCTGGTGATGCTGCTGGCCATCCTGCCCTTCCTGCCGAAGCCGACCCCCTCGGTTGCCACCGAGTCCAGCGCTGGGAATAACGGCAGCATCGCGCACTTATGCTGGATCTACTTCCTGTACGGCCTGGGCTACATCATTCCAGCGACCTTTCTGTCGCAGATGGCCAACGCGCAGTTCAGGGGCGCCTGGCAGGCCGACTTGTTCTGGCCTTGCTTTGGCCTGGCGGCCGCCACTGGCGTGGTGATTGCCAGCCTGCGCCGCAAGGATCCGAACACCACCCGGCGCTGGCTGATGACCACCCTGTGGCTGCAAGCGGCGGGTGTGTTCACTTGCTTGCTGGGCAATGGCTGGGGCCTGGCGCTCGGGGTTTTGCTATGCGGCGCGCCGTTTCTGGCCTGCATGCAGTTGGTCATGGCGCGCCTGCGCGAAGTTGCGCCCCACGGCTACCAGCGCAGCACCGGGCTGCTGACGGCCAGCTTTGCCATTGGCCAATTGAGCGGGCCGCTGCTGGCCGCGGTAAGCAGCCACTTGAGCGGCGGCTTGCAACCGGCGCTGGTGATTGCCGGTTGCGGCCTGCTGGTGGCCGGTGGTGTATCGATCAGCCGGCGACCAGAGGCGTCGGCGCGTGGGCCTGCTCGCGCCGCGCCAGCACCAGAAAAAACAGCCCGCCCAGCAAACATCCGGTAA
- a CDS encoding NCS1 family nucleobase:cation symporter-1: MTEHLPKGYSPRLYNQDLGPLPQKWTWYNIFAFWMSDVHSVGGYVFAASLFALGLASWQVLIALLAGICIVQLIANLVAKPSQQAAVPYPVICRLAFGVFGANIPAVIRGLIAVAWYGIQTYLASSALIIVVLRFFPSMAVYAEPHFAGLSYLGWFGFLTLWVLQAAVFWAGMESIRRFIDWAGPVVYAVMFALAGWIVWKAGWANISFTLAEKSLSGWQAFGQVIVATALVVSYFSGPTLNFGDFSRYCRSMQDVRRGNFWGLPVNFLAFSLVTVVIVSGTLPVFGQMLHDPIATVARIDNSMAVLLGAFAFVTATIGINIVANFVSPAFDFANIAPSKISWRAGGMIAAVASIFITPWNLFNNPLMIHYTLDILAAFIGPLFGILLVDFYLIKKQQIDVDALFDDSPSGRYYFDGGVNWTAIKALVPATLVGVAITFTPALQGMANFAWFTGCLLGGLFFLVLARREQAHAPTPLVAG, encoded by the coding sequence ATGACTGAACACTTGCCCAAAGGCTACAGCCCACGGCTCTACAACCAGGACCTGGGTCCACTGCCGCAAAAGTGGACCTGGTACAACATCTTCGCCTTCTGGATGAGCGACGTGCACAGCGTCGGCGGCTACGTCTTCGCCGCCAGCCTGTTCGCCCTGGGTCTGGCGAGTTGGCAGGTGTTGATCGCCTTGCTCGCGGGTATCTGCATCGTGCAACTGATCGCCAACCTGGTGGCCAAGCCGAGTCAGCAAGCGGCCGTGCCTTACCCGGTGATCTGCCGGCTGGCATTTGGCGTGTTCGGCGCGAATATTCCTGCGGTGATTCGTGGCCTGATTGCGGTCGCGTGGTACGGCATTCAGACGTACCTGGCGTCGAGTGCCCTGATCATCGTGGTGCTGCGCTTCTTCCCGTCGATGGCCGTGTATGCCGAGCCGCATTTTGCGGGGTTGTCCTACTTGGGTTGGTTCGGTTTCCTCACCTTATGGGTGTTGCAGGCCGCCGTGTTCTGGGCGGGCATGGAGTCCATTCGCCGCTTTATCGACTGGGCGGGCCCGGTGGTGTACGCGGTGATGTTTGCCTTGGCCGGCTGGATCGTCTGGAAGGCCGGCTGGGCGAATATCAGCTTCACCCTCGCGGAAAAATCGCTGTCGGGTTGGCAGGCGTTCGGCCAAGTGATCGTGGCGACGGCGCTGGTGGTGTCGTATTTCTCCGGGCCGACCTTGAATTTCGGTGACTTCAGCCGCTACTGCCGCAGCATGCAGGACGTGCGGCGCGGCAATTTCTGGGGGCTGCCGGTGAATTTCCTGGCGTTCTCTCTGGTAACCGTGGTGATCGTCTCTGGCACCCTGCCGGTGTTCGGCCAAATGCTGCATGACCCGATCGCCACCGTGGCGCGCATCGACAACAGCATGGCTGTGCTGCTGGGCGCCTTTGCGTTCGTCACCGCCACCATCGGCATCAATATCGTCGCCAATTTTGTCTCGCCCGCGTTTGATTTTGCCAACATCGCGCCGAGCAAGATCAGTTGGCGCGCGGGCGGGATGATCGCGGCGGTGGCCTCGATCTTTATCACGCCGTGGAACCTGTTCAATAACCCGCTGATGATCCATTACACCCTGGATATTCTCGCCGCGTTTATCGGGCCGCTGTTTGGCATCCTGCTGGTGGATTTTTACCTGATCAAAAAGCAGCAGATCGACGTGGATGCGCTGTTCGATGACAGCCCGAGCGGGCGCTATTACTTCGATGGCGGGGTGAACTGGACGGCGATCAAGGCGCTGGTGCCGGCCACGCTGGTGGGCGTCGCGATTACTTTCACCCCAGCGTTGCAGGGCATGGCCAATTTCGCCTGGTTTACCGGATGTTTGCTGGGCGGGCTGTTTTTTCTGGTGCTGGCGCGGCGCGAGCAGGCCCACGCGCCGACGCCTCTGGTCGCCGGCTGA
- a CDS encoding DUF2177 family protein, translated as MSKKTLFAYLGTLVAFLVLDGLWLGVLMGPTYKSLLGSLMLDQPRLFPAVVFYLLYVLGCVVFVVLPSASWQRAARLGALLGLVAYGTYDLSNWATLQGWSAGLAVMDMAWGTVLTAACCTVGYLCAQRVHR; from the coding sequence ATGTCGAAGAAAACGTTGTTTGCCTATCTGGGCACGCTGGTCGCCTTCCTGGTGCTCGACGGCCTGTGGCTGGGTGTCTTGATGGGGCCCACCTACAAAAGCCTGCTTGGCTCGCTGATGCTTGATCAGCCCCGCCTTTTTCCCGCAGTGGTGTTTTACCTGCTGTACGTCCTCGGTTGCGTGGTTTTCGTTGTGTTACCCAGTGCCAGCTGGCAGCGCGCCGCGCGTCTGGGTGCCTTGCTTGGGTTGGTCGCTTACGGCACTTACGACCTGAGCAACTGGGCCACGCTGCAAGGCTGGTCGGCAGGCCTGGCGGTGATGGATATGGCGTGGGGCACTGTGCTGACAGCGGCCTGTTGTACGGTTGGCTACCTGTGTGCACAACGGGTGCACCGCTGA